Proteins encoded within one genomic window of Microcebus murinus isolate Inina chromosome 8, M.murinus_Inina_mat1.0, whole genome shotgun sequence:
- the GMPPA gene encoding mannose-1-phosphate guanylyltransferase regulatory subunit alpha isoform X1 — MLKAVILIGGPQKGTRFRPLSFEVPKPLFPVAGVPMIQHHIEACAQVPGMQEILLIGFYQPDEPLTQFLETAQQEFNLPIRYLQEFAPLGTGGGLYHFRDQILAGGPEAFFVLNADVCSDFPLNAMLDAHRCQRHPFLLLGTTANRTQSLNYGCIVENPQTHEVLHYVEKPSTFISDIINCGIYLFSPEALKPLRDVFQRNQQDRQLCLALGEDSPGLWPGAGTIRLEQDVFSALAGQGQIYVYLTDGIWSQIKSAGSALYASRLYLGRYEFTHPERLAKHTPGGPQIRGNVYIHPTAKVAPSAVLGPNVSIGKGVTVGEGVRLRESIVLHGATIQEHTCVLHSIVGWGSTVGRWARVEGTPNDPNPNDPRARMDSESLFKDGKLLPAITILGCRVRIPAEVLILNSIVLPHKELSRSFTNQIIL, encoded by the exons ATGCTCAAAGCCGTGATCCTGATTGGAGGCCCTCAGAAGG GGACTCGCTTCAGGCCTTTGTCTTTTGAGGTGCCCAAACCACTGTTTCCTGTGGCTGGGGTCCCTATGATCCAGCACCATATTGAGGCCTGTGCCCAG GTCCCTGGGATGCAGGAGATTCTGCTTATTGGCTTCTACCAACCAGATGAGCCCCTTACCCAGTTCCTAGAAACTGCCCAACAGGAGTTTAACCTTCCAATCAG GTACCTTCAGGAATTTGCCCCCCTGGGCACAGGGGGCGGTCTCTACCATTTTCGGGACCAGATCCTGGCTGGAGGCCCTGAGGCTTTCTTCGTGCTCAATGCTGATGTCTGCTCCGACTTCCCCTTGAATGCTATGTTGGATGCCCACAGATGCCAGCGTCACCCTTTCTTACTCCTTGGCACCACG GCTAACAGGACTCAGTCCCTTAACTACGGCTGCATCGTTGAGAATCCACAGACACACGAG GTCCTGCACTATGTGGAGAAACCCAGCACGTTTATCAGTGACATCATCAACTGTGGCATCTACCTCTTCTCCCCGGAAGCCCTGAAGCCTCTTCGAGATGTCTTCCAGCGCAATCAGCAGGATAGGCAACT CTGCCTTGCTCTGGG GGAGGACTCTCCAGGCTTGTGGCCGGGGGCAGGTACCATCCGCCTGGAACAGGATGTGTTCTCGGCCCTGGCAGGGCAAGGCCAGATATATGTGTACCTCACTGACGGGATCTGGAGCCAGATCAAGTCTGCAGG CTCAGCCCTCTATGCCTCCCGCCTTTATCTGGGCCGCTACGAGTTCACTCACCCAGAACGGCTGGCTAAGCACACGCCAGGAGGTCCACAGATCCGAG GAAACGTTTACATCCACCCAACGGCTAAGGTGGCCCCATCAGCTGTG CTGGGCCCCAACGTCTCCATTGGGAAGGGGGTGACGGTGGGCGAGGGCGTGCGTCTCCGGGAGAGCATTGTCCTCCACGGAGCCACAATACAG GAGCACACGTGTGTTCTGCACAGCATCGTGGGCTGGGGGAGCACCGTGGGGCGCTGGGCCCGCGTGGAGGGTACCCCCAACGACCCCAACCCCAACGACCCGCGGGCCCGCATGGACAGTGAGAGCCTCTTCAAGGACGGGAAGCTGCTGCCTGCCATCACCATCCTGG GCTGCCGCGTCCGGATCCCTGCCGAGGTGCTCATCCTGAACTCGATTGTTCTGCCACACAAGGAGCTGAGCCGCAGCTTCACCAACCAGATCATCCTCTGA
- the GMPPA gene encoding mannose-1-phosphate guanylyltransferase regulatory subunit alpha isoform X5 — protein sequence MLKAVILIGGPQKGTRFRPLSFEVPKPLFPVAGVPMIQHHIEACAQVPGMQEILLIGFYQPDEPLTQFLETAQQEFNLPIRYLQEFAPLGTGGGLYHFRDQILAGGPEAFFVLNADVCSDFPLNAMLDAHRCQRHPFLLLGTTANRTQSLNYGCIVENPQTHEVLHYVEKPSTFISDIINCGIYLFSPEALKPLRDVFQRNQQDRQLCLALGEDSPGLWPGAGTIRLEQDVFSALAGQGQIYVYLTDGIWSQIKSAGSALYASRLYLGRYEFTHPERLAKHTPGGPQIRGNVYIHPTAKVAPSAVLGPNVSIGKGVTVGEGVRLRESIVLHGATIQHRGLGEHRGALGPRGGYPQRPQPQRPAGPHGQ from the exons ATGCTCAAAGCCGTGATCCTGATTGGAGGCCCTCAGAAGG GGACTCGCTTCAGGCCTTTGTCTTTTGAGGTGCCCAAACCACTGTTTCCTGTGGCTGGGGTCCCTATGATCCAGCACCATATTGAGGCCTGTGCCCAG GTCCCTGGGATGCAGGAGATTCTGCTTATTGGCTTCTACCAACCAGATGAGCCCCTTACCCAGTTCCTAGAAACTGCCCAACAGGAGTTTAACCTTCCAATCAG GTACCTTCAGGAATTTGCCCCCCTGGGCACAGGGGGCGGTCTCTACCATTTTCGGGACCAGATCCTGGCTGGAGGCCCTGAGGCTTTCTTCGTGCTCAATGCTGATGTCTGCTCCGACTTCCCCTTGAATGCTATGTTGGATGCCCACAGATGCCAGCGTCACCCTTTCTTACTCCTTGGCACCACG GCTAACAGGACTCAGTCCCTTAACTACGGCTGCATCGTTGAGAATCCACAGACACACGAG GTCCTGCACTATGTGGAGAAACCCAGCACGTTTATCAGTGACATCATCAACTGTGGCATCTACCTCTTCTCCCCGGAAGCCCTGAAGCCTCTTCGAGATGTCTTCCAGCGCAATCAGCAGGATAGGCAACT CTGCCTTGCTCTGGG GGAGGACTCTCCAGGCTTGTGGCCGGGGGCAGGTACCATCCGCCTGGAACAGGATGTGTTCTCGGCCCTGGCAGGGCAAGGCCAGATATATGTGTACCTCACTGACGGGATCTGGAGCCAGATCAAGTCTGCAGG CTCAGCCCTCTATGCCTCCCGCCTTTATCTGGGCCGCTACGAGTTCACTCACCCAGAACGGCTGGCTAAGCACACGCCAGGAGGTCCACAGATCCGAG GAAACGTTTACATCCACCCAACGGCTAAGGTGGCCCCATCAGCTGTG CTGGGCCCCAACGTCTCCATTGGGAAGGGGGTGACGGTGGGCGAGGGCGTGCGTCTCCGGGAGAGCATTGTCCTCCACGGAGCCACAATACAG CATCGTGGGCTGGGGGAGCACCGTGGGGCGCTGGGCCCGCGTGGAGGGTACCCCCAACGACCCCAACCCCAACGACCCGCGGGCCCGCATGGACAGTGA
- the GMPPA gene encoding mannose-1-phosphate guanylyltransferase regulatory subunit alpha isoform X2 — protein sequence MLKAVILIGGPQKGTRFRPLSFEVPKPLFPVAGVPMIQHHIEACAQVPGMQEILLIGFYQPDEPLTQFLETAQQEFNLPIRYLQEFAPLGTGGGLYHFRDQILAGGPEAFFVLNADVCSDFPLNAMLDAHRCQRHPFLLLGTTANRTQSLNYGCIVENPQTHEVLHYVEKPSTFISDIINCGIYLFSPEALKPLRDVFQRNQQDRQLEDSPGLWPGAGTIRLEQDVFSALAGQGQIYVYLTDGIWSQIKSAGSALYASRLYLGRYEFTHPERLAKHTPGGPQIRGNVYIHPTAKVAPSAVLGPNVSIGKGVTVGEGVRLRESIVLHGATIQEHTCVLHSIVGWGSTVGRWARVEGTPNDPNPNDPRARMDSESLFKDGKLLPAITILGCRVRIPAEVLILNSIVLPHKELSRSFTNQIIL from the exons ATGCTCAAAGCCGTGATCCTGATTGGAGGCCCTCAGAAGG GGACTCGCTTCAGGCCTTTGTCTTTTGAGGTGCCCAAACCACTGTTTCCTGTGGCTGGGGTCCCTATGATCCAGCACCATATTGAGGCCTGTGCCCAG GTCCCTGGGATGCAGGAGATTCTGCTTATTGGCTTCTACCAACCAGATGAGCCCCTTACCCAGTTCCTAGAAACTGCCCAACAGGAGTTTAACCTTCCAATCAG GTACCTTCAGGAATTTGCCCCCCTGGGCACAGGGGGCGGTCTCTACCATTTTCGGGACCAGATCCTGGCTGGAGGCCCTGAGGCTTTCTTCGTGCTCAATGCTGATGTCTGCTCCGACTTCCCCTTGAATGCTATGTTGGATGCCCACAGATGCCAGCGTCACCCTTTCTTACTCCTTGGCACCACG GCTAACAGGACTCAGTCCCTTAACTACGGCTGCATCGTTGAGAATCCACAGACACACGAG GTCCTGCACTATGTGGAGAAACCCAGCACGTTTATCAGTGACATCATCAACTGTGGCATCTACCTCTTCTCCCCGGAAGCCCTGAAGCCTCTTCGAGATGTCTTCCAGCGCAATCAGCAGGATAGGCAACT GGAGGACTCTCCAGGCTTGTGGCCGGGGGCAGGTACCATCCGCCTGGAACAGGATGTGTTCTCGGCCCTGGCAGGGCAAGGCCAGATATATGTGTACCTCACTGACGGGATCTGGAGCCAGATCAAGTCTGCAGG CTCAGCCCTCTATGCCTCCCGCCTTTATCTGGGCCGCTACGAGTTCACTCACCCAGAACGGCTGGCTAAGCACACGCCAGGAGGTCCACAGATCCGAG GAAACGTTTACATCCACCCAACGGCTAAGGTGGCCCCATCAGCTGTG CTGGGCCCCAACGTCTCCATTGGGAAGGGGGTGACGGTGGGCGAGGGCGTGCGTCTCCGGGAGAGCATTGTCCTCCACGGAGCCACAATACAG GAGCACACGTGTGTTCTGCACAGCATCGTGGGCTGGGGGAGCACCGTGGGGCGCTGGGCCCGCGTGGAGGGTACCCCCAACGACCCCAACCCCAACGACCCGCGGGCCCGCATGGACAGTGAGAGCCTCTTCAAGGACGGGAAGCTGCTGCCTGCCATCACCATCCTGG GCTGCCGCGTCCGGATCCCTGCCGAGGTGCTCATCCTGAACTCGATTGTTCTGCCACACAAGGAGCTGAGCCGCAGCTTCACCAACCAGATCATCCTCTGA
- the GMPPA gene encoding mannose-1-phosphate guanylyltransferase regulatory subunit alpha isoform X3, whose protein sequence is MLKAVILIGGPQKGTRFRPLSFEVPKPLFPVAGVPMIQHHIEACAQVPGMQEILLIGFYQPDEPLTQFLETAQQEFNLPIRYLQEFAPLGTGGGLYHFRDQILAGGPEAFFVLNADVCSDFPLNAMLDAHRCQRHPFLLLGTTVLHYVEKPSTFISDIINCGIYLFSPEALKPLRDVFQRNQQDRQLCLALGEDSPGLWPGAGTIRLEQDVFSALAGQGQIYVYLTDGIWSQIKSAGSALYASRLYLGRYEFTHPERLAKHTPGGPQIRGNVYIHPTAKVAPSAVLGPNVSIGKGVTVGEGVRLRESIVLHGATIQEHTCVLHSIVGWGSTVGRWARVEGTPNDPNPNDPRARMDSESLFKDGKLLPAITILGCRVRIPAEVLILNSIVLPHKELSRSFTNQIIL, encoded by the exons ATGCTCAAAGCCGTGATCCTGATTGGAGGCCCTCAGAAGG GGACTCGCTTCAGGCCTTTGTCTTTTGAGGTGCCCAAACCACTGTTTCCTGTGGCTGGGGTCCCTATGATCCAGCACCATATTGAGGCCTGTGCCCAG GTCCCTGGGATGCAGGAGATTCTGCTTATTGGCTTCTACCAACCAGATGAGCCCCTTACCCAGTTCCTAGAAACTGCCCAACAGGAGTTTAACCTTCCAATCAG GTACCTTCAGGAATTTGCCCCCCTGGGCACAGGGGGCGGTCTCTACCATTTTCGGGACCAGATCCTGGCTGGAGGCCCTGAGGCTTTCTTCGTGCTCAATGCTGATGTCTGCTCCGACTTCCCCTTGAATGCTATGTTGGATGCCCACAGATGCCAGCGTCACCCTTTCTTACTCCTTGGCACCACG GTCCTGCACTATGTGGAGAAACCCAGCACGTTTATCAGTGACATCATCAACTGTGGCATCTACCTCTTCTCCCCGGAAGCCCTGAAGCCTCTTCGAGATGTCTTCCAGCGCAATCAGCAGGATAGGCAACT CTGCCTTGCTCTGGG GGAGGACTCTCCAGGCTTGTGGCCGGGGGCAGGTACCATCCGCCTGGAACAGGATGTGTTCTCGGCCCTGGCAGGGCAAGGCCAGATATATGTGTACCTCACTGACGGGATCTGGAGCCAGATCAAGTCTGCAGG CTCAGCCCTCTATGCCTCCCGCCTTTATCTGGGCCGCTACGAGTTCACTCACCCAGAACGGCTGGCTAAGCACACGCCAGGAGGTCCACAGATCCGAG GAAACGTTTACATCCACCCAACGGCTAAGGTGGCCCCATCAGCTGTG CTGGGCCCCAACGTCTCCATTGGGAAGGGGGTGACGGTGGGCGAGGGCGTGCGTCTCCGGGAGAGCATTGTCCTCCACGGAGCCACAATACAG GAGCACACGTGTGTTCTGCACAGCATCGTGGGCTGGGGGAGCACCGTGGGGCGCTGGGCCCGCGTGGAGGGTACCCCCAACGACCCCAACCCCAACGACCCGCGGGCCCGCATGGACAGTGAGAGCCTCTTCAAGGACGGGAAGCTGCTGCCTGCCATCACCATCCTGG GCTGCCGCGTCCGGATCCCTGCCGAGGTGCTCATCCTGAACTCGATTGTTCTGCCACACAAGGAGCTGAGCCGCAGCTTCACCAACCAGATCATCCTCTGA
- the GMPPA gene encoding mannose-1-phosphate guanylyltransferase regulatory subunit alpha isoform X4 — protein MIQHHIEACAQVPGMQEILLIGFYQPDEPLTQFLETAQQEFNLPIRYLQEFAPLGTGGGLYHFRDQILAGGPEAFFVLNADVCSDFPLNAMLDAHRCQRHPFLLLGTTANRTQSLNYGCIVENPQTHEVLHYVEKPSTFISDIINCGIYLFSPEALKPLRDVFQRNQQDRQLCLALGEDSPGLWPGAGTIRLEQDVFSALAGQGQIYVYLTDGIWSQIKSAGSALYASRLYLGRYEFTHPERLAKHTPGGPQIRGNVYIHPTAKVAPSAVLGPNVSIGKGVTVGEGVRLRESIVLHGATIQEHTCVLHSIVGWGSTVGRWARVEGTPNDPNPNDPRARMDSESLFKDGKLLPAITILGCRVRIPAEVLILNSIVLPHKELSRSFTNQIIL, from the exons ATGATCCAGCACCATATTGAGGCCTGTGCCCAG GTCCCTGGGATGCAGGAGATTCTGCTTATTGGCTTCTACCAACCAGATGAGCCCCTTACCCAGTTCCTAGAAACTGCCCAACAGGAGTTTAACCTTCCAATCAG GTACCTTCAGGAATTTGCCCCCCTGGGCACAGGGGGCGGTCTCTACCATTTTCGGGACCAGATCCTGGCTGGAGGCCCTGAGGCTTTCTTCGTGCTCAATGCTGATGTCTGCTCCGACTTCCCCTTGAATGCTATGTTGGATGCCCACAGATGCCAGCGTCACCCTTTCTTACTCCTTGGCACCACG GCTAACAGGACTCAGTCCCTTAACTACGGCTGCATCGTTGAGAATCCACAGACACACGAG GTCCTGCACTATGTGGAGAAACCCAGCACGTTTATCAGTGACATCATCAACTGTGGCATCTACCTCTTCTCCCCGGAAGCCCTGAAGCCTCTTCGAGATGTCTTCCAGCGCAATCAGCAGGATAGGCAACT CTGCCTTGCTCTGGG GGAGGACTCTCCAGGCTTGTGGCCGGGGGCAGGTACCATCCGCCTGGAACAGGATGTGTTCTCGGCCCTGGCAGGGCAAGGCCAGATATATGTGTACCTCACTGACGGGATCTGGAGCCAGATCAAGTCTGCAGG CTCAGCCCTCTATGCCTCCCGCCTTTATCTGGGCCGCTACGAGTTCACTCACCCAGAACGGCTGGCTAAGCACACGCCAGGAGGTCCACAGATCCGAG GAAACGTTTACATCCACCCAACGGCTAAGGTGGCCCCATCAGCTGTG CTGGGCCCCAACGTCTCCATTGGGAAGGGGGTGACGGTGGGCGAGGGCGTGCGTCTCCGGGAGAGCATTGTCCTCCACGGAGCCACAATACAG GAGCACACGTGTGTTCTGCACAGCATCGTGGGCTGGGGGAGCACCGTGGGGCGCTGGGCCCGCGTGGAGGGTACCCCCAACGACCCCAACCCCAACGACCCGCGGGCCCGCATGGACAGTGAGAGCCTCTTCAAGGACGGGAAGCTGCTGCCTGCCATCACCATCCTGG GCTGCCGCGTCCGGATCCCTGCCGAGGTGCTCATCCTGAACTCGATTGTTCTGCCACACAAGGAGCTGAGCCGCAGCTTCACCAACCAGATCATCCTCTGA